GCGACGGTGCGCCGGACCTCGCGATCCCCTACCAGGAGGGTGTGGCGTACGGCACGAACACCTGCCCGGCCACGGCCTGCGCCGTCAGTACCTCGGCCCCCTCCGCCACGCGCTCCGGACTCGAGCGCGTGGAGATCCACCCGAACCCGTTCAACCCACGCACGCAGGTTTCCTTCGATCTCGCGCGGAGCGCCGCGGTGTCGATCTCGATCCACGACGCCGCTGGACGCCGGGTGCGAACTCTGCTACCGGAGGCCACGTTCACCGCCGGACGTCACCAGGTCGTCTGGACCGGGCGCGACGACGAAGGTCGGCCCGTGGCTTCGGGCGTGTACCATTACCACGTCGCCGTCGACGGCGAGATCGCGGCCGCCGGTCGCGTGACGCTCGCGAAGTAGAGGACGTCGTGTGTTGAAGACGAAGGCCAGCCTGTCGCGCAGCGACACCGTCACCCTGGTCGACCTCTGTCGGCAGGGCGACGAGCACGCCTGGCGGGTCCTCGTCGAGCGCTACGAGAACCTGGTGTACTCCACGGCCCTCGGAACCGGGCTCGACCGCGAGGCGGCCTCGGAAGTGCACCAGCGGGTGTGGGTGGAACTGCACCGCTCGCTGCACCGGCTGCGCGACCCCCAGGCGTTGCCGAAGTGGTTGATCGTGACGGCCCGCCGCTTGTCATACGAACAATCCGTACGCTCGGCGAAGCAGGTCGTCGACCTGAGCGACGAGCTGGTCGATCCCAGCCCGTCGAGTGACACCTCGATCGAGAAACTGCAGGAGTCCCAGCTCGTCCATCAGGCCCTTCGCCGCATGCGAGGCCGCTGTCATCAGCTCCTGCAGATGCTGTTCTTCGAGGACCCTCGTCCCGCCTACCGCGACGTCGCCGACCGACTCGGCGTGGCCGTGGGCACCCTCGGATCCATGCGCTCCCGTTGCCTGGCCCGGCTGCGCGAACTGATGGAGGAATCGACATGAAGTCGAACGAACTGGAACACCTGCTGGAATGGATGGGCGACCGGAGATGGAGCACGCCAGCAGAAGACGCTCGACAGCGTGCGTGGAGGATCCCGGAGTCGCAGGACCCGGTGCCCGCCGTCTCGACCACCGCGCGGTCGGTACGTCCGTCCGACGTGCGTGCGGCCAGCACACTGCTCGACGAGGACCGTCGCCTGGTCAGTCACAGCGCCGAGCACGTCGACCTGTCGTTGCTGGTCGAACGACACTCCGATCGGCAGGGTCTGCTCAGCATCGAGGGCCGTGCCTGGCTCGCCGAGGGCCGTCCGACCACGACTGCGATCGAGGTCGTGTGGACGCACGAGGACCACGTGATCGACCACCGCCGGCTCACCGACGGTGCCTCGTTCCGTTTCGAGGGCGCCCCGGTCCGGGGCTGGACCCTGGAGATCCACGTCGCGGGCGAACCGACCGTCGTCCTGGAGGATCCCGGTGCCTGAGACCGGCCTCGACGTCGCGCGCCGCGCGCGGATCGAGGAGGCCGTGACCGGAGGTCCGGCCGAAGAGCTGTGGTCCGTCTGGACGACGGACGGCTCGGCCGACGAGGGCTTCGCTGCCGCTTATGCAGGTCTGATGACCTGGGCACGGATCGATCCGCCCGCGGCCCTGCGGGTCCTGCAGACGCTGCGGCGGCGCGGCATGCGGGGACTCGACGCGCCACGCCGGGCACGTCTGGTCCGTCTGCACGGTCACGTCCTGCGCGCCAACGGGCGGTTCCGCGAAGCCGCGGTGCAGTACGCCGACGCGGTGGATCGATTCGAAGCCGAGGGCGAGGACTCGGAGGTCCTCCGCACGGCCATCGGTCGCGTGGACGTCCTGGCGATGCTCGACGACTTCGACACGGCCCTGGAGCTGGCACGAAGCGCCCGGCGTGGCCTGGCCCGGCTCGAGACCGTGCTGACCGCCCGCCTCGACGTGAACGTCGGCGCTCTCCAGCACCGCATCGGACGCCCGAAACAGGCCATCGAGACCTACCACCGCGCCCGACGGGTCCTGAAGCGGGCCGGGCTCGACACCGACGTCGCGCTGGTGGACTTCGATCTCGGGCAGAGCCTGCTCGAACTCGGTCGCCTGGCCGAGGCCGAACGCAGCTTCCACCGGAGCCACGACGTGTTCGAGGCTCGGGGCTTCACGGCCCAGGCCCTCCGCGCACGTTTCGGCCGGGCCACGAGCCGGATCCAGCGCGGCCACTGGGACGAGGGCTTCGACGCGCTGCAGGAGATCCACACGGCCCTCGAGGCGCTGGGCGACGAGCAGGCCGTCGCCGCACTCCGCTGGGAACTGAGTCGCGTGTGGGGCGCCTTCGGCGACCTGGACCGCGCCCTCGAGGAAGCCGGCGGCGCCAAGGAGGTCTACGAGCGTCTGGGGATCGGGCGCGACGCCGCCCACGTCGCCCGGTGGAGTGCCCGCTGGTTGCGCGACCTGGGTCGTCTCTCCGATGCCAGGGTTCGCCTCGAGCGCGTCCGGGAACACTTCGAGTCGATCGGCGACCGTGACACCCTGCGCCGGATCGACGTGGACCTCGCCGGGATCCTCGTCGCCGAGGAACGCGACGACGAAGCCCGTACGCTGCTGACCGGTCTGCAACCCGCTCTCGATCGCTCGGATGCCTCCACCGCACTGCGCTGCCGTGTCCTGCTCGCCGGGATCGACGAACGGCAGGGGCGTCACGCCAGCGCTCTGCGCCGGGCCCGCCGCGCGCGGGACGACGCCCGTGGCCCGCTGGGCCGACTCGAACGGCCCGGGATCGCGCTCGTCCTGGCCCGCGCCGAGGCCGGGCTGGAACACTCCGGCCCCGCCTGCCGCTGGGCGAAGCGCGCGGCCCGCGACCTCGAGGACCTGGCCGGCGCGACCGACGACGAGGCCCTGCGCCGCACGCTCTGGACCCGCCGCGCCGACGTCGTCCGTGACGCGGTCGACGTCGTCCTCACCCACGGTGGACGCCGCGCCGACCGCGACGCCCTGGACATGCTGATCCGCGCTCGCTCGCGCGAGGTGATCGAGGCCCTGTTGGCCGAGATGCCCGCGATGTCACGGGAAGCGCGGGCTCGGATCGCGCTGTTGCGCCAGGAACTCCTCGACGCCGAGGACGGACCGCAGGGCGACGTCCGCACCCGCACCATCGCGCGCGACGTACAACGCCTCGACCAGGACGTCCACCGCCGTCTCCGGCGACGCTTCGCGGTCGTCCGGCAGACCAGCGAGAGCGCGCGACTGTCGAACTGGTCGTCGCGTGTCCGCGGACAATCGGTCGTCGTGTTCGAACGCATCGGCCACCGCTGGTGCGCCTTCGTGATCGAAGACGGACGCGTCCATCGGACCGACCTCGACCTCGACGTCGATCGTCTGCGGTCCCTGTGGCGTCCTCTCCAACTGCTCTTCGAGGCTGCTTCGGGAATGCCGACCGCGCGGCGGCGCCGCTTCCTGGACCGGACACGGAACGAAGCCACCGAACGCCTGACCGCGTTGGGGGAGGCCATGTGGACACCGCTGGCGATCGAACACGACCGTGTGCACGTGATCCTGCCCGCGGAGCTGCACGACGTTCCGGTCGAGGCTGCCGGCGAGCTCGTGCACGGCGAGCGAACGCTCGTGACGTCACGATGGCCCCACCCCGCCCTGATCCGGACCGACCGGCCCCGGCGGCGAGGCACGGCGGTCCTGTTGCACGACGGAACCGCGGGGCGGCGCAACGAGGTCGACGAGATCGCCCGGTCGCTCATGCCGCTGGGGACACCGGTGATCCGCGGCACCGAACGCGCCCGTCTGGACGAGGCCGAGGCCATCGGCCTGTTCCACGTGGCGGCGCACGGTGCGGTCTCGCGTGGTCACTGGATCGGAACGGGGATCCTGCTCGGCGACGGCTGGCTCGGGCTGGAGGAAATCGCCGGGGACCGCCGCTATCGCGATGCCACCCTCTTCTTCGCGAGCTGTGCGTCAGGACAGCAGTCGCTGAGGCCCCAGGGTCGCTTCGACGGGTGGGTCTCGGCCGGGCTGGGCAGTGGAGCCCGCGAGATCGTGTTGGCGCTGTGGAAGATCGACGACCGCGTGTCGACGGAGTTCACGCGGTCGTTCTACCGGACCTGGTCCGAGGGAGTGCTGGCCGCCGATGCCGCCAGCCGCACACGCCGTGAAGCGATCGTGGAGCGACGCCATCCCTACGGCTGGGCCACCTTCACCGTCGTTGGTTGAGCTCGACCCGCGGGCGACCGACCGGAGACCGCAACGCCTCCAACAGATCCACGCCGCCGTGCTCGACCGAGCCGTCCGGATCGACCGCGACCGCCGTCCGCAGCAAGCGGGCCTCTGCCGCCGCGAGCACGTCGACACCGAGCTTCGAGCCGACGATCGCCATGGCGCCGGTGACGACCGCAGCCGACATCGACGACCCACTCGCGGTGGCCCAGCTACCACCCGGATACACGCTGAGCACCTCGGTACCCGGCGCGGCCAGGGCGATGCCCGCTCCCCGGGCCGAGAACTCGGCCAGCACGGTCATGTCCGCCACGGTGGCGCCGGTCCCCATCACCCCTGGGTAGGCCGCAGGGTACGTGGCCTGGGCCCCGGTGTTCCCACCGGAGGCGACCACCACGATCCCCTGCGCACGGGCGCGATCGATGAGCGCCGACACCACGTTGGACTCTTCGCCGATGGACAGACTGAGGTTGATCACGTCGACGTCGGCATGGATCGCGGCGCGCAGGCCGAGGGCCAGTTCGTAGGCCGTGCCGACGCCGTCGTCGGACAGGATCCGGAACGGAACCAGGGTCGCCCCCGGCGCGACCGTCGCCACGATCCCCGCCACGTGCGAACCGTGACCGTAGGCCTCGTCCACGAAGCCGTCCCCGTCGTCGTCGATGCCGTCGGCGGTCTCCTGGACCGGCCCCAGCGAGGGCACGTCGACGAGTTCGAGCCGGCCCTGCAGATAGGGATGCACCGTGTCGACACCGGTGTCGAGGATCGCGACGCGGATCCCCGAGCCGTCCGCCTCGCGGTGGACCTCGGCCAGACGCAGCGGCCGGAACTCGGGTCGCAGGTCGAGATCGGTCGTCTCGACGTCGCCCTCGAAGAAAGCCATGGTCAGGTCGGAGGGCTCCCCGAGCACGACACCATGATTCGACTGCACGGCAACGATGCGTGGGTCGAGCTCCAGCTCGGTCAGGTCGATCGGGAGGTTCTCGAGACGCGCGAGATTCGACGAGATCGCGGTGACCAGGTGTTCGAGCCCGAGGTCGCGAAGAATCTCGACCGGATCGGCCGCGGCGTCCGCGCCCCCCAGCAGTACGATCGTTCCCTCGTTCGACTCCGGACCGCTGTTGCCTGCACGCTCGAACGCGTGCGCACCGGGATCGACCGGCGAATCGGCGCGGAACCGATCCGAGCCGGACTCACAACCGACCGCCACCAGGATCACGGCAGCGGAGACCACGACGAGCAGGCAGCGTTGCATGGGCGAACTCCGGCGGTTGTCGAAGAAGGAGGATCAAGTCGCCGAAAAACGGTCGTACGGGGCGACCGCGCGGTCGAGCGGAGTGTACCACGCCGTGCGGCTCTCGTGAAACCCGCGGCGGGCGGCGTCACCCTGTCTCGTGTCCTCTTGTGTCCCATGATGCCGGCGTGCTACTGTTTCGGGTTGTACGGTTCGCGGTTCTTCCTCGCGCCTCCGACCGCCACCCTCCGTACCCGTGCTCCCCAGTCATCGCGCCCTGCGGAACCACCAACGACGCCGTGATCGCTCACGGAGCGTTCCGGCGCGCATTTGCCTCTGGGG
The genomic region above belongs to Candidatus Krumholzibacteriia bacterium and contains:
- a CDS encoding FlgD immunoglobulin-like domain containing protein, whose amino-acid sequence is DGAPDLAIPYQEGVAYGTNTCPATACAVSTSAPSATRSGLERVEIHPNPFNPRTQVSFDLARSAAVSISIHDAAGRRVRTLLPEATFTAGRHQVVWTGRDDEGRPVASGVYHYHVAVDGEIAAAGRVTLAK
- a CDS encoding sigma-70 family RNA polymerase sigma factor, encoding MLKTKASLSRSDTVTLVDLCRQGDEHAWRVLVERYENLVYSTALGTGLDREAASEVHQRVWVELHRSLHRLRDPQALPKWLIVTARRLSYEQSVRSAKQVVDLSDELVDPSPSSDTSIEKLQESQLVHQALRRMRGRCHQLLQMLFFEDPRPAYRDVADRLGVAVGTLGSMRSRCLARLRELMEEST
- a CDS encoding tetratricopeptide repeat protein, encoding MPETGLDVARRARIEEAVTGGPAEELWSVWTTDGSADEGFAAAYAGLMTWARIDPPAALRVLQTLRRRGMRGLDAPRRARLVRLHGHVLRANGRFREAAVQYADAVDRFEAEGEDSEVLRTAIGRVDVLAMLDDFDTALELARSARRGLARLETVLTARLDVNVGALQHRIGRPKQAIETYHRARRVLKRAGLDTDVALVDFDLGQSLLELGRLAEAERSFHRSHDVFEARGFTAQALRARFGRATSRIQRGHWDEGFDALQEIHTALEALGDEQAVAALRWELSRVWGAFGDLDRALEEAGGAKEVYERLGIGRDAAHVARWSARWLRDLGRLSDARVRLERVREHFESIGDRDTLRRIDVDLAGILVAEERDDEARTLLTGLQPALDRSDASTALRCRVLLAGIDERQGRHASALRRARRARDDARGPLGRLERPGIALVLARAEAGLEHSGPACRWAKRAARDLEDLAGATDDEALRRTLWTRRADVVRDAVDVVLTHGGRRADRDALDMLIRARSREVIEALLAEMPAMSREARARIALLRQELLDAEDGPQGDVRTRTIARDVQRLDQDVHRRLRRRFAVVRQTSESARLSNWSSRVRGQSVVVFERIGHRWCAFVIEDGRVHRTDLDLDVDRLRSLWRPLQLLFEAASGMPTARRRRFLDRTRNEATERLTALGEAMWTPLAIEHDRVHVILPAELHDVPVEAAGELVHGERTLVTSRWPHPALIRTDRPRRRGTAVLLHDGTAGRRNEVDEIARSLMPLGTPVIRGTERARLDEAEAIGLFHVAAHGAVSRGHWIGTGILLGDGWLGLEEIAGDRRYRDATLFFASCASGQQSLRPQGRFDGWVSAGLGSGAREIVLALWKIDDRVSTEFTRSFYRTWSEGVLAADAASRTRREAIVERRHPYGWATFTVVG
- a CDS encoding S8 family serine peptidase, giving the protein MQRCLLVVVSAAVILVAVGCESGSDRFRADSPVDPGAHAFERAGNSGPESNEGTIVLLGGADAAADPVEILRDLGLEHLVTAISSNLARLENLPIDLTELELDPRIVAVQSNHGVVLGEPSDLTMAFFEGDVETTDLDLRPEFRPLRLAEVHREADGSGIRVAILDTGVDTVHPYLQGRLELVDVPSLGPVQETADGIDDDGDGFVDEAYGHGSHVAGIVATVAPGATLVPFRILSDDGVGTAYELALGLRAAIHADVDVINLSLSIGEESNVVSALIDRARAQGIVVVASGGNTGAQATYPAAYPGVMGTGATVADMTVLAEFSARGAGIALAAPGTEVLSVYPGGSWATASGSSMSAAVVTGAMAIVGSKLGVDVLAAAEARLLRTAVAVDPDGSVEHGGVDLLEALRSPVGRPRVELNQRR